In Methylophaga thalassica, one genomic interval encodes:
- a CDS encoding OmpP1/FadL family transporter has product MKLNILKAPSFLLLSTMSSASFGAGFAIIEQSVTGLGRAFAGSAASAEDGSTVFFNPAGLVYLKQAEMDFALNYIAPNTEFNNDGTSSPANGGDYGDAGNNAVVPNFYFAKPLNDKVAIGFGVTAPFGLVTEYNENWVGRYFAVKSDLKTINFNPSIAFKATDKLSIGFGVSAEYIDLTLSQMTDRFGAPDRKVKLEADDWGYGYNLGIMYQMTPETRLALAYRSKISHTLEGDGKVTTPIGKIEQDIQGDVDLPETLSLAIHHQLNEKWSVMADATMTRWSRFEELAIESEGGAFTSTKAEDWDNSMRYGIGLNYQYSNKWQFRTGIAYDETPVPNAERRTARIPDNDRKWLAIGATYNYSDNLVIDAGYAHLFASNPSIRESDGSHSLNGDYDVSVDLLGVQLRWLM; this is encoded by the coding sequence ATGAAATTAAATATCCTAAAAGCACCCAGTTTTCTTTTACTAAGTACCATGAGCAGTGCTAGCTTTGGTGCAGGCTTCGCCATTATCGAGCAAAGTGTAACAGGCTTAGGAAGAGCTTTCGCCGGCAGTGCTGCATCAGCTGAAGATGGCAGTACTGTATTTTTTAATCCTGCCGGCCTGGTTTATCTAAAACAAGCCGAGATGGACTTCGCACTTAACTACATAGCACCCAATACTGAATTCAATAATGACGGTACGAGCTCTCCTGCAAATGGAGGAGACTATGGCGATGCAGGTAACAATGCAGTTGTACCTAACTTTTACTTTGCGAAACCACTTAATGACAAAGTCGCAATCGGCTTTGGTGTGACTGCTCCTTTCGGCTTAGTCACTGAGTATAACGAAAATTGGGTGGGTCGTTATTTTGCTGTGAAATCGGATCTTAAAACCATCAATTTCAATCCAAGCATTGCTTTCAAAGCGACAGATAAACTCTCTATTGGATTTGGTGTGAGTGCAGAATATATTGATCTCACACTGTCACAGATGACAGATCGATTTGGCGCTCCTGATCGAAAAGTAAAATTGGAAGCGGATGACTGGGGCTATGGTTATAACTTAGGCATTATGTATCAGATGACGCCGGAAACACGTCTAGCTTTAGCTTATCGCTCTAAAATTTCGCATACGCTTGAAGGGGACGGTAAAGTCACGACACCGATAGGTAAGATCGAACAAGATATCCAGGGCGATGTGGATTTACCAGAAACGCTCTCACTTGCTATTCATCATCAGCTCAATGAGAAATGGTCCGTTATGGCAGATGCCACGATGACCCGTTGGAGCCGTTTTGAAGAGCTTGCTATTGAATCAGAAGGTGGGGCCTTCACCAGTACCAAAGCTGAAGACTGGGATAACAGCATGCGATATGGGATTGGTTTGAATTACCAATACAGTAATAAATGGCAATTTCGTACAGGGATTGCCTACGATGAAACCCCAGTTCCCAACGCCGAACGACGCACTGCAAGAATACCTGACAATGACAGAAAATGGTTAGCGATCGGCGCGACCTATAACTATTCTGACAATCTGGTTATCGATGCAGGCTATGCCCATTTATTTGCAAGCAATCCTTCGATAAGAGAGTCCGACGGAAGTCATAGTCTTAATGGTGATTATGATGTCAGTGTTGATTTGTTAGGAGTTCAACTTCGTTGGTTAATGTAA
- the trmB gene encoding tRNA (guanosine(46)-N7)-methyltransferase TrmB translates to MTTETKTLRQIRSFVRREGRLTPGQQRALDNHWPVFGIDDDTDLSDLNALFGREAPKIIEIGFGNGASLIEMAKNQPDQDYIGIEVHRPGVGQLLKAIDDEQLRNVRVACTDAVQLIKHRIKNQVLARVQIYFPDPWHKKRHNKRRIIQPEFVNVLADKLEHGGHLHLATDWQDYAEQMLADVSSNTRFQNTSHDNTYIERPDYRPLTKFEQRGHRLGHGVWDLVFKRI, encoded by the coding sequence ATGACAACTGAAACAAAAACCCTGCGCCAAATCCGCAGTTTTGTTCGCCGTGAAGGCAGACTGACGCCTGGTCAACAACGTGCTCTGGACAATCACTGGCCCGTCTTTGGTATCGATGATGATACAGATTTGTCTGATCTCAACGCATTGTTTGGTCGCGAAGCACCAAAAATTATAGAAATTGGCTTTGGTAATGGTGCATCGCTGATTGAAATGGCAAAAAATCAGCCTGACCAAGACTATATTGGCATCGAAGTACATCGTCCAGGTGTAGGCCAGCTTCTTAAAGCCATTGATGACGAACAACTGAGGAATGTCAGAGTGGCATGCACAGATGCCGTACAGCTTATTAAGCATCGCATTAAAAACCAGGTTCTGGCACGTGTTCAAATCTACTTTCCTGATCCGTGGCACAAGAAACGCCACAACAAACGGCGAATTATCCAGCCTGAGTTTGTCAATGTCCTGGCAGACAAATTAGAACATGGTGGCCATTTACATCTGGCAACAGACTGGCAAGATTATGCTGAACAAATGCTTGCAGATGTCTCCTCCAATACTCGTTTTCAAAATACAAGCCACGACAATACTTACATCGAACGTCCTGATTACCGTCCCCTGACCAAATTTGAGCAACGTGGTCATCGCTTGGGACATGGTGTCTGGGATTTGGTTTTTAAGCGGATATAA
- the edd gene encoding phosphogluconate dehydratase, which produces MVHPVLEAVTNDVIERSKKTREIYLGRIDEAMQKGPHRAVLGCGNLAHGFAACSMSEKADLAGDKKANIAIISSYNDMLSAHEPFKDFPAIIKKAATEAGGVAQFAGGVPAMCDGITQGQPGMELSLFSRDVIAMATAIGLSHNMFDAAMYLGVCDKIVPGLLIGALSFGHLPAVFVPAGPMPSGLPNKEKVRIRQLYAEGKVGREELLKAESESYHSPGTCTFYGTANSNQMMVEMMGLHLPGSSFINPNTPLRDALTKRATEQALKFTALGDDYRPIGHMIDEKAILNALVGLLATGGSTNHTIHLIAIARAAGIIINWDDFDRLSKIIPLVTRIYPNGTADVNHFQAAGGMGVLIRELSKNGLMHTDIITIGDEKGMEQYTKEPTLKDGTLTWEEGPEGSLDTDVIGSVAAPFATSGGLHLIKGNLGRGMSKISAVDPKHQVVEAPAMVFDHQDDVVEAFKRGEMNKDVIVVLRFQGPKSNGMPELHKLTPPLGVLQDKGFKVALVTDGRMSGASGKVPSAIHLCPECADGSILTKVRDGDMIRLDTQRGELNVLVDEEELNSRMACVLANTEHHYGMGRELFDSFRQGVSSAETGAINMFNVE; this is translated from the coding sequence ATGGTTCATCCAGTTTTAGAAGCCGTCACCAATGACGTAATCGAGAGAAGCAAAAAAACACGGGAAATCTATCTCGGCCGTATTGATGAGGCGATGCAAAAAGGCCCACATCGTGCTGTATTGGGCTGCGGCAATTTAGCTCATGGATTTGCTGCCTGTTCCATGTCAGAAAAAGCGGACTTGGCAGGAGATAAAAAAGCCAATATCGCGATTATTTCTTCATACAACGACATGTTATCGGCGCACGAGCCGTTTAAAGATTTCCCTGCAATCATCAAGAAAGCTGCAACCGAAGCCGGTGGTGTCGCTCAGTTTGCTGGTGGTGTTCCTGCCATGTGTGATGGTATTACGCAAGGCCAGCCAGGTATGGAACTGTCGCTTTTCAGCCGTGACGTCATTGCAATGGCAACCGCCATTGGCCTCAGCCACAATATGTTCGATGCCGCTATGTATCTGGGCGTTTGTGACAAAATTGTTCCGGGTTTATTGATTGGTGCATTGAGTTTTGGTCACTTACCGGCTGTTTTCGTACCGGCAGGACCTATGCCGAGCGGTTTGCCTAACAAAGAGAAAGTCCGTATTCGTCAGCTCTACGCTGAAGGTAAAGTCGGTCGTGAAGAGTTATTAAAAGCAGAGTCTGAGTCTTATCATAGCCCTGGTACATGTACTTTCTACGGTACAGCAAACAGTAACCAAATGATGGTTGAAATGATGGGCTTACACCTCCCTGGTAGCTCCTTCATTAATCCAAACACACCGCTGCGTGATGCGTTAACAAAACGTGCGACTGAACAAGCACTCAAATTTACCGCGTTAGGCGATGACTATCGTCCAATCGGTCATATGATCGATGAGAAAGCGATTTTGAATGCCCTGGTGGGTCTATTAGCCACAGGTGGTTCAACTAACCACACTATTCATCTGATTGCGATTGCCCGTGCGGCAGGTATTATCATTAACTGGGATGACTTTGACCGTCTGTCAAAAATTATTCCATTAGTGACACGTATTTATCCTAATGGTACAGCTGATGTGAACCACTTCCAGGCTGCCGGTGGTATGGGTGTGTTAATTCGTGAACTATCTAAAAATGGCTTAATGCATACTGACATCATTACTATCGGTGATGAAAAAGGTATGGAACAGTACACCAAAGAGCCAACTCTAAAAGATGGCACACTGACATGGGAAGAAGGCCCTGAAGGTTCTCTTGATACTGATGTTATCGGTAGTGTGGCAGCACCATTTGCAACAAGCGGTGGCTTACATCTGATCAAAGGTAATCTTGGCCGTGGTATGTCTAAGATTTCAGCGGTTGATCCGAAACATCAAGTGGTTGAAGCACCGGCGATGGTCTTTGATCACCAGGATGATGTTGTTGAAGCCTTCAAACGTGGCGAAATGAACAAAGACGTGATTGTTGTTCTGCGCTTCCAAGGACCAAAATCAAATGGTATGCCTGAGTTGCACAAACTGACACCACCATTGGGCGTATTACAGGATAAAGGCTTTAAAGTAGCGCTTGTTACTGACGGCCGTATGTCTGGTGCCTCTGGTAAAGTGCCTTCAGCTATCCACCTCTGTCCTGAATGTGCAGATGGCAGCATCCTGACCAAAGTTCGCGATGGCGATATGATTCGTCTTGATACACAGCGTGGCGAATTAAATGTGTTAGTTGATGAAGAAGAACTGAACTCACGTATGGCTTGTGTTCTGGCTAATACTGAACATCACTATGGCATGGGCCGTGAACTGTTTGATAGCTTCCGCCAAGGTGTTTCATCAGCTGAAACGGGTGCCATTAACATGTTTAATGTCGAATAA
- a CDS encoding bifunctional 4-hydroxy-2-oxoglutarate aldolase/2-dehydro-3-deoxy-phosphogluconate aldolase produces the protein MSKTIQEIMKVSPIVPVMVINNVEHAVPLAKALVKGGLKVLEITLRTDAALESIRLIKAEVPDAIVGAGTIINIETLNAAIDAGAEFIVSPGTTEKLIDAALKTGVPLLPGVADPSQAMALLEKGITAMKFFPAEAAGGVPMLKSIGAPIPQITFCPTGGVNQKNVKDYYSLSNVGCVGGSWMCAASLVDAENWDEITRLSAEAIELATA, from the coding sequence ATGTCTAAAACAATTCAAGAGATCATGAAAGTATCACCGATTGTACCGGTGATGGTTATCAATAACGTTGAACATGCTGTGCCTTTAGCTAAAGCGTTGGTTAAAGGTGGTTTAAAAGTTCTGGAAATTACACTGAGAACAGATGCAGCACTTGAATCTATTCGCCTTATTAAAGCTGAAGTTCCAGATGCTATCGTCGGTGCTGGTACTATCATCAATATTGAAACATTAAATGCGGCAATTGACGCTGGCGCCGAGTTTATCGTCAGCCCTGGTACCACAGAAAAATTGATTGATGCGGCATTAAAAACTGGCGTGCCTTTATTACCTGGTGTGGCCGATCCAAGCCAGGCAATGGCACTGCTGGAAAAAGGCATCACAGCAATGAAATTCTTCCCTGCAGAAGCCGCGGGTGGTGTGCCAATGTTGAAATCAATCGGTGCGCCGATTCCACAAATCACTTTCTGCCCAACGGGTGGTGTCAACCAGAAAAATGTGAAGGACTATTACAGTCTTTCTAATGTAGGTTGTGTTGGTGGTTCATGGATGTGTGCTGCAAGTTTAGTCGATGCGGAAAACTGGGATGAAATTACCCGTCTTTCTGCTGAAGCGATTGAATTAGCGACTGCCTAA
- a CDS encoding HvfC family RiPP maturation protein produces the protein MANQFQETQYQFAAYIRDPEHQPIPDQLESRRMTIYRDLFFNNIDSTLSSAFPVIRQLMNENDWLALVRSFMKNHFCQSPRFVDVSKEFIEYLNQQHDVNETMPFLQELAHYEWVELALSIAEEEWQCSEIDEKTNMLAMSYQGSPLAWLLSFQFPVHQICDDFQPTTPSELPHYLLVYRNKTDDVKFIELNGLSAHLFEQISQGEDVESVIDAIAEAMPQLDYQLIKNGAKELITDWLSKGILLVRQA, from the coding sequence ATGGCTAATCAGTTTCAAGAAACACAATATCAGTTTGCCGCCTATATCCGAGATCCTGAACATCAGCCTATTCCAGACCAGCTGGAAAGCCGTCGAATGACGATTTACCGCGATTTATTTTTTAATAATATTGACAGCACCTTATCCAGTGCTTTTCCCGTTATACGGCAACTGATGAACGAAAATGACTGGCTGGCACTGGTCAGATCCTTTATGAAAAATCATTTTTGCCAATCACCTCGGTTTGTTGATGTCTCAAAAGAGTTCATTGAATATTTGAATCAACAGCATGACGTAAATGAGACCATGCCTTTTTTACAAGAGCTGGCTCATTATGAGTGGGTTGAATTGGCATTAAGTATTGCCGAGGAAGAATGGCAATGTAGTGAGATTGATGAGAAAACCAATATGTTGGCCATGTCTTATCAAGGCTCTCCCCTGGCCTGGCTATTAAGTTTCCAATTTCCTGTACATCAGATTTGTGATGATTTTCAGCCGACCACGCCCTCTGAACTACCTCATTATCTGCTGGTATATCGCAATAAAACGGATGACGTAAAGTTCATCGAACTCAATGGTTTAAGCGCACATCTCTTCGAGCAAATCAGCCAGGGAGAAGACGTTGAGTCGGTTATTGATGCTATTGCCGAAGCCATGCCACAACTTGATTATCAGCTGATAAAAAATGGCGCCAAAGAGTTAATAACAGACTGGTTATCAAAAGGCATTTTGCTGGTAAGACAGGCATAA